From Thermus sediminis, a single genomic window includes:
- a CDS encoding ATP-binding protein, producing the protein MIPRRIQPVLEARLDQVPVVVLTGPRQAGKTTLALEVAQRREALYLDLESERDRAKLAAAELYLEAYLDRLVVLDEVHRMPELFPLLRSLVDRARRGGRRAGLYLLLGSLAPEVSRQAGESLAGRATYLELAPLDLLEVGKEAEKRLWLRGGFPESFLAPGDGASYRWRLDFLRSYVEREIPLLGGRLPGEVLRRFLTMLAHLQGELLNTSGLARNLGLDGRTVNRYLDFLVDLYLLRRLPPLEANVGKRLVKSPKLYLRDSGLVHALLGIQDLEGLLSHPVVGRSYEGFVLENLLRVLPEGAQAFFYRTRAGAEVDLVLLFPSGGVWAVEVKRSLDPRPSRGFHEALKDLRPQMAFVVYPGAEAFPLGEGVLAAPLCEVMGRLWAG; encoded by the coding sequence GTGATACCCCGGCGCATCCAACCCGTCCTGGAAGCCCGCTTGGATCAGGTCCCCGTGGTGGTGCTCACCGGTCCCCGGCAGGCGGGAAAGACCACCCTGGCCCTGGAGGTGGCCCAGAGGAGGGAGGCCCTCTACCTAGACCTGGAGTCGGAACGGGACCGGGCCAAGCTGGCCGCGGCCGAGCTCTACCTGGAGGCCTACCTAGACCGCCTCGTGGTCCTGGACGAGGTCCACCGCATGCCCGAGCTTTTCCCCCTGCTCCGAAGCCTGGTGGACCGGGCGCGAAGGGGAGGGCGTAGGGCCGGCCTCTACCTTCTCCTCGGTTCCCTTGCCCCGGAGGTGAGCCGCCAGGCGGGGGAGAGTCTGGCGGGGCGGGCGACCTACCTGGAGCTCGCACCCTTGGACCTCCTGGAGGTGGGCAAGGAGGCGGAGAAACGGCTTTGGCTCCGGGGAGGCTTCCCCGAGAGCTTTCTCGCCCCGGGAGACGGGGCGAGCTACCGCTGGCGCCTGGACTTCCTCCGGTCCTACGTGGAGCGGGAGATCCCCCTTCTGGGGGGGCGTCTTCCCGGTGAGGTCCTCCGCCGGTTCCTCACCATGCTGGCCCACCTTCAAGGGGAGCTCCTAAACACCTCCGGGCTGGCGAGGAACCTTGGGTTGGACGGCAGGACCGTGAACCGTTACCTGGACTTCCTGGTGGACCTCTACCTCCTGAGGCGTCTTCCCCCCCTGGAGGCCAACGTGGGCAAACGCCTGGTGAAGAGCCCCAAGCTCTACCTGAGGGACAGCGGCCTGGTCCACGCCCTCCTGGGGATTCAGGACCTCGAGGGCCTCCTTTCCCACCCCGTGGTGGGGAGGAGCTACGAGGGGTTCGTGCTGGAAAACCTCCTCCGGGTCCTCCCCGAGGGGGCCCAGGCCTTCTTCTACCGTACCCGGGCGGGGGCGGAGGTGGACCTGGTCCTCCTCTTCCCCAGCGGAGGGGTCTGGGCCGTGGAGGTCAAGCGAAGCCTGGACCCCAGGCCCTCCCGGGGCTTCCACGAGGCCCTGAAGGACCTCAGGCCCCAGATGGCCTTCGTGGTTTACCCGGGAGCGGAGGCCTTCCCCCTCGGAGAAGGGGTTCTGGCCGCACCCCTTTGTGAGGTGATGGGGCGACTCTGGGCGGGCTGA